GTGCGCGCGATCGAGCGCGTCGCCGCCGGCGACTGCGCGCCGTGGGAACGCGACGAGTCCGGGTATGCGTGCACGTGGGCGCACCCCGGGATGACGTGGGCGGACGCGGGCGAGATCGAGCCACCACCGGTGCTGCACGCTGTCGAGGTGCTCTCGGGCAACCGCGCGTACTTCCTGCTGGAGCGGTCGTTCAACGACTTGTCCGCGCGCCTCGCCGCGCTGCTGGGCCTCCCGGGCGCCGGCGGGAGCGACTGCCACCACCCGGGCAGCGTCGGGCTGTGCTGGACCGAGCTGCCCGAGGGCGTGTGCAGCGCCGCCGACGTGGTGGATGCGCTGCGCACCGGCGAGGTGGCGCCCGGCGGCGTGCCGGGCGTCCTCCACGCCCCCGGGGCGTACCTGCACGCGGGCAGCGCCCGCGTGATCCGTGACCTGTACCCGCAGCTCGTGCCGCCCGCCGAGGCCGGCCTGCTCGCAGGCGCCCTCGACGCGCGCGCGACCGCTGCCGCATAGTTGCCCGGAAGGGGAGGAGCATCAGCATGACCGAGCAGACCGCGCAGCGCCGCGTGCGCCTGAGCAAGTCGAAGTACCAGACCGGGCTGCAGTGCCCGCTGCGCCTGTGGTTCTCCGTGCACGAGCGCGAACTGGCGGACCCGCTCTCCTACTCGTCGAAGCGCCGCTTCGAGCGCGGGAGCGAGATCGGCGTGCTGGCGCAGGGGCTGTGGCCAGACGGCGTCACGATCGAGGCGACGCACCTGCAGCCGCTGGACGCGCTCGAGCAGACCCGCGAGGCGTTGGCGGCGGGCGCGCCGGCGCTGTTCGAGGCGGCGTTCGAGCACGAGGACGTGTTCGTCCGGGTCGACGCCCTCGAGCGGCTCGCCGACGGCCGCTGGCGCATGGTCGAGGTGAAGTCGAGCACGAAGATGAAGGACGAGCACGTCACCGACATCGCCGTGCAGAAGTGGGTGCTCGAGGGCGCCGGGCTCGAGATCGCCTCGGCCGAGCTGATGCACCTCGACAACACGTACGTGTGGGACGGGACGCGCGACGCGGACGGGCGGCCGGTCTACGACCTCGCGCGCCTGTTCGCGGCCGAGGACGCCACCGCGCTCGCGGAGGCGTACCAGCCGCAGGTCGCCGAGACGGCCGCAGCGTTGCTGGCGATGCTGCACGGCGCCGAACGGCCGGAGGCCGCGATCGGTAGCAGGTGCACCACGCCGTACGATTGCGACTTCCGCGGCACCTGCCACAGCTGCCTGCCCGAGCAGTATCCCGTCACGCTGCTGCCGTTCGTGACGGGCGACCAGCTCGACGCGCTCATCGCCGCCGGGGTGCTCGACATCCGCGACATCCCGGACACCTTCCGGCTGCAGGCCAGACAGGTCGAGCGGATCCGGCCGATGCTCACCGGCGAGCCGGAGGTCCTGCGCGACCCGCGCTCCGAGTTCGCGCGCTGGCGGTTCCCGCTGCTCTTCCTCGACTTCGAGGACTTCCAGCCTGCGCTGCCGCTGTACCCCGGCACGCGCCCGTACCAGTACGCGATCCCGTTCCAATACTCACTCCACGTGCTGCACGCCGACGGGCGCCTCGAGCAGCGCGGTTACCTGCACACGGGCAGTGACGACCCGCGCCCGGAGTGGATCGCTCACCTGCTCGCCGACCTCGGCGACACCGGCACGATCGTCCACTACAGCCACCACGAGTCCACCGTGATCGGCAAGGTGGCGGACGCGTGCCCCGAGCATGCCGAGGCGCTGCTGGCGCTGAGGCCCCGCATGGCGGACCTCGAGAAGGTGGTCGCGGCCTGCATCGGACACCCCGGCTTCATCGGCCGCACCTCGATGAAGCAGGTGCTGCCTGCGCTGGCCGGCGAGGACGGCCCGACCTACCACGGCAAGCGCATCGCGAACGGGGAGGACGCCACCACGTACTACCACGACGCGGTCACGGGGTTCCTGTCGCCCGAGGATGCGGCGGCGGTCTTCGCGGACCTCGAGGCGTACTGTGCCGTGGACACGCTCGGCATGGTCGAGGTCTACCGGGCGCTCGCGGGTGTGCGCGAGGCAGGCGGGCGGCTCGTCCTGGCGTAGGCACCACGCCCTGGCGGCTTTCGCGAACGGACGTCCGATGCGGCCCGCCCGCGGGAACGATCTCTCGGGAGGGACGCATCGCGTACGAACCACCGGGGGAGGCGGTTTGAAGATGAAGACGCTGATCGTCTACGACTCGAAGTACGGCAACACGCAGTCACTCGCCGAGGCGATGGCCGACGAGCTCGGTGAGGCGGCCTCCGTGTGCGACTGTGAGCACTTCGAGCTGCGCATGCTCGAAGGGGTCGACCTGCTCATCATCGGGTGCCCGACGCAGAAGTGGACCGCGACCCCGCTCGCGCGCGACGCGGCCGTCGTGGTCGGCGAGTCGGTGAGCGCGGCAGCCCTCAAGGTCGCGGCGTTCGACACAGGGCTGTCCGGGCCGTTCGCCGGCTCGGGCGCCGCGAAGATCGCGCACCTGATGACCGAGGCTGGGTTCGAGATGCTGGGCAAGCCCGGCCACTTCCTCGTCGAGCACCTGCACGGCCCGCTCGTCGCCGGTGAGGCGGACCGCGCCAGGGAGTGGGTGCGCGGAGTCGCCGCGTAGGGCCCCGCGGCGGACCGGGCGTCCGGCGGTCAGTACGGGGCGTGGAGCGTCGTCGCGTCCGCGTCAGCTTCGCGTGCGGCTTCCGCGCGGTGGAGTTGGTCGTGCGCCCATCGCAGTTCGGTGACGTCCGAGAGCATCAGCATGCACGCCCGCGCGTCCGCGCGGGATGCGTCGGTGAGGTGCGCGCGGCCCTCGTAGATGCTCTCGCCGATCCGCACCTCGAACGGCCCGTGGCCCCTGTCGCCCGCGAGGCACGCGCGGACGTGCGCCGCGAGGTCGGGATGCACGTCCTCGAGCCGGCCCCCCACGACCGTCGCCGGCAGTTCGCGCGCTGCCGCGTCGTTGATCTCAGTGATCGCGAGCGAGCCGTCGGTGACGATCGCCAGGTCCGACATCGACGCGAATGCGCGCGCCGCGGCGACCGGGATGATGTCGGCGAAGCCCTGCCGGAGCACCTCGCCCAGGAGCAGGAGGTTCACCACCGGCATCAGCAGCGGCGCGGGGTTCACCGTGAGCAGGGTGAGATCGGGTGAGCGCACCACCCACGCGACGCCCGTCACGGTGGGAGCGAGCGCCGCGAGGGCGATCGCGACCCCGGAGGTCCGGGCGCGTCCGCCGAGTCGCCACCGCCACGCGGCGAAGCGGTACGTGCCGAGAAGGCCGATGCACAGCGCGATCGCGGCGAGCGCGTAGTTCGGCCAGCCAACGATCATCGTGCCGTCCGGGTCGAGCCGCAGTATCCAGCCGGTGATCGGGTTCGTCGCTGCGAGCACCATCGCGGTGACGAAGAACGCTGCGAGCAGCGTCTTGTGCCATGCGCGAATGCTGTGCCGGTCGGCGGCGAGGGTGCACAGCGTGAACCACACTACCGGCGATGCGGCCATGCCGGTGTCGCGGACCAGGTAGGCCAGCCAGCCGACGGAGCCGAACGCGGCGAGCGCCGGCTCCACGCCGGGGATGAGCGTGCGCTCGAGGAAGTGGCCGAACGACCAGAGGGCCGCCGCCGCACCGTGCATGATGAACGCCCGAACGATGCCGGCCCGCCAGCGGCCGGACACGAGCGCGATGAGCGCCATCAGCGTCGCGATGCCAGCCGAGAGCAGCAGCGCGATGGAGTATGCGTCGACGGTCACGCCGGTCCCCCCAACAGACGCCTACAGCCCGATTCTAGCCGATGGCGCACGGTCGCAGCCGCGAGGGGCGCGACGGGGTGACGAACGGCGCGCGCGTCAGCGCGGCTTGTGGGCGACGTCCGCCGCGTCGGGTCCGCCGTGCCGTCCGATCGCGCGGGTGAGCTGCTCCTGGGCGTATCGAAGCTCGGTGATGTCGGAGAGCAGCACCACGCAGCCGAGTGCCCCGCCCGAGCGGCTGCGGGTCGGGTAGATGCGCCCCCAGTACACGTCGTCGCCCAGCGTCAACTCGAAGGGCAGGTAGTCGCAGTCGGTCTCCAGGCAGGTCGCGGCGTGCGCGGCGACGTCGGGCAGGGCGTCGGCGAGGAGCACTCCGGTGGCCGCCGCCGGGAACTGCCGCTTCGCGGCCGCGTTCGCGGTGAGCACGCGCAACCGGCTGTCGCACACGATCGCGACGTCCGACGTCGCTTGGAACGCCTGCGCCGCGGAGAGCGGCACGATGTCGGCGAGGCCGGCGTGGAAGACGTCGAACGCGATGACGAGAGTCGTGATACCGAAGAACGCCGGCGTGGGATCGAACGGGAAGTGCGCGCCGACCGCTTGCGCGATGTTCGATGCGATCCCTCCGACGAGCGGCACGCAGATCGCCAGCGCCATGATGACGGCACGCTTGCGGCTGCGCGGGCCGGGCTCGCGCCACAGCGACGACAGGAGTAGGTAGGTGCCCGCGATCCCGTAGAGCGAGCTGGGCAGGAGGTAGGCCGTGCGCAACGGGCCGTCGATCGCGCGCCCGGCGGCAGAGGCGGTGACGTAGAGGTGGTGCAGGGGGTTGGCGGGGACCACGAGGACGGTGTACGCGAAGAACACGATGGTTCCCCATAGCGACGGGCCTCGGACGAGCTTCATGTGCCGGGACTGCGCCGCGGCGAACAGGTACCAGTGCACCGCCGTGGCCGCCAGGCCGAACGTCTTGACCAGCGACAGCCACCACAGGCCGCTGCCGATCGGCGCCAGCGCTATGTCGGCCAGCGGGCTCAGCTCGATCTCGAGTGCGTAGGCGGCGGTCCACGCGGCGACGCCGACGTTGAGCATGCAGAAGGTCTTCGTGGTGGTCGTACGCGCATGCGGGAGCGCGACCGACGCCACGGCGAGCGCCGCGCTCGTGATCGCTGCCGCGAACATGGGCAGTGAGTACCAGTGGATGGTGAACACGTGTCCCCCCGGACCGTCGGGCGCCCTCGTTCGTGTCGCGAATCAGGTTAGCACGCCCGCGCGGCAGGCTGCCCTGCGCGGTCGCTAGCGGCGGTCGTCCTCGAGGGCCGTGGCGATCCGTGCCAGCGGGCCGGGGAGCAGCGACTTGGGGATGCGCAGCAGGCGGCGACGCTTCGGGTAGGCCTCGATCGCGCGTTCGTAGTGGGCCTCGAGCTTGGCGGCCTGACGGTCTATCGAGAACTCGGCGGCCCGGGCCACTGCGCCCGCGGACAGCCTCGCGCACAGCGCGTCGTCGGACAGGATGCGGTCGCACGCACGCGCGAAGTCCTCGGGCCGGTGCCGCACGACGATGCCGGAGCGCTCGTCCACGAAGTCCTCGATCGCCTCGTCTTCGCCCGTGACCACCGGCAGGCCGGCCGCCATCGCCTCGCCGATGACCAGCCCTTGGGTCTCGGTCGTCGACGCGAACGCGAACAGGTCGGCCAGCTGATACGCGGCGACCGTGTCTCGGCCCTTCAGGTAGCCGGCGAAGCGCACCTTGCGCATGACGCCGAGCTCTGCGGCGAGCGTCTCGAGCTCGCCGCGCCAAGGGCCGTCGCCCGCGATCACGAGCGTCGCGTCGGTGCGGCGGCTGTGCCACATGGCGCGGATGAGCGTGTCGACGCTCTTCTCGCGGCCGAGCCGGCCCATGTACAGGATCACGCGCTCGCCGGCGGGCAGCCGCAGCTTGCGGCGGAGCGCGGCGACGTGCTCGGCCTCGGCGTGTGCCCAGTGCGCGACGTCGATGCCGGTGGCGATGATCTCGATGGGCACCGTGACGCCGTACTCGCGCAGGTACGTCTCGATCTTGGTGGAGGGCGCGACGATGGAGTCGCAGTACTCGCCGAAGACGCGCGACACCTGTTCGGCGAAGCGCTTGGTCAGCCTCGTGTCCCAGACGTAGTGCACGTACTCGGGGTAGGCGGTGTGGTAGGTGTTCACATACGGGACGCGGTGCCGGCGGGCGACCTGCAGCCCGAACAGCCCGATCGCGAACGGGTCGTGGCTGTGAACCACGTCGAGATCGACCTTGTCGAGCAGGCGGAGTGCTTCGATGGAGATGGGGGCGGCCATGCGCATCTCGGGCTGGCGGGGGTAGGGCAGCGAGCGGAAGCGCACGACGCCCTCTGAGTCCTCGTCCTGCTCGGGGTCCGGGGCGAACACGTAGAGCTCGTGCCCCCGCGCCTCGAGGGCTTCCTTGAACAGCAGTATGGAGCGCACGACGCCGTTGATCTGCGGCGTGAACGAGTCGGTGAAGAACCCGATGCGCATCGGCGTCCGTTCCCTCGGGCCGGCATCCCTGCGCGCCCGCGTGCCGTGGCGGGCGACCGTACGAGTGTAGCATCGGGACCGCTCGCGACCTGCGCGTACGGGTAGTGATAGAGTGCGAGGCCGTATGCGCCGCTGAGCGAAGAGGAACCGCGTGGCAGAGCCGCTCATCAGGTTGTCGGAGGTCGTCAAGACCTACGACACCGGCGAGGTGCCGTTCACGGCGCTGCGCGGCATCGACCTCGAGGTCTACGAAGGCGAGTTCGTCGGCATCATCGGCAAGTCGGGCTCCGGCAAGACCACGCTCATCAACATGATCACCGGCATCGACCATCCGACCGCCGGCGAGGTGCACGTCGGCGGCACGCCGGTCCACTCGCTCGACGAGAACGGCCTCGCCAAGTGGCGCGGGCGCACGGTCGGGGTCGTGTTCCAGTTCTTCCAGCTGCTGCCGACGCTCACCATCATGGAGAACGTCATCCTGCCGATGGATTTCTGCGCGATGTACTCGCCGGCCGAGCGGATCGAGCGCGCCATGTACCTGCTCGAGCAGGTGGAGCTGGCCGACCAGGCCCACAAGCTGCCGTCGGCGCTCTCCGGCGGCCAGCAGCAGCGCGCGGCCATCGCGCGCGCTCTCGCGAACGACCCGCCCGTGCTCGCGGCGGACGAGCCGACGGGCAACCTCGACTCGCGCACCGCCGACGCGGTCTTCGGCCTGTTCGAGCACATGGTCGACGAGGGCAAGACGATCGTGATGGTCACGCACGACGACGACCTCGCCGAGCGCGTGCGCCGCGCGCTGCACGTGCACGACGGCGAGATCGTCGAGGACCGGCTGACCTCGGTCGCGAGGATCGCGGACGGCCCGGAGCGCGAGTGATGCTCGCGCCGCGCTGGATCAAGGTCGTGCGCGACCTGTCGAGCCACCGCTTCCGCACGGCGCTCGTGGTGCTCTCGATCGCCGTCGGCGTGTTCTCGGTGGCCGTGGTCATGGGCGCACGCGAGGTGCTGCTCCGAGAGTTCGACACGGGGTACGCCTGGGCCCGAGCCGCGAACGCGACCTTCAACGCCGAGCGCCCGTTCGACCAGGGGCTGGTGCGGCGCGTGGCCGCGCGGCCCGAGGTCGCCGACGCGGAGGGGCGCACGCTCGTCCCGGTGCGCTTCCGGACGCTCGACGGCGAGGGCAACCCGTCCAGCGGCTGGAAGACGATGCGCATCCAGGCCGTCGACGACCTGCGCGACACGAAGGTCGAGCGGGTCGAGGTGCCCGAGGGCACGCGCATCCCCGGGGAGGGCGAGATCCTCGTCGAGCAGTCCGCCAAGCTGACGGGCGACTGGGAGGTCGGCCAGTCGATGGAGCTCGAACTGCCCTCGGGCGGGAGCGCGACGCTGCGGGTCGCCGGATTCGCTCACGACCTCAACGCGGTCCCGTCGCGGTTCATCGGCGCCACGACCGCGTTCACCACCCCGGAGAACCTCGAGCTGCTGGAGATGCCCGACGGCTACAACATGCTGCTCGTCTCGTTCCGGGGCGCGGGGCTGACGAGGGAGCGCGCCTCCGAGATGGCCGCCGCCGTCCGCGACGAGGTGCTCGAGCCCGCGGGCATCACCGTGGCGCGGATGGCGGTGCCCGAGCCGGGCAGCCACTTCCTCGGCGACATCTTCAAGGCCGTCTCGCTGCTGCTCCTTGCGCTGGGTGTGCTGTCGCTGCTGCTCTCCGGCTTCCTGGTCGTGAACACCGTCTCGGCGATCATGGTCCAGCACGTGCGGCAGGTCGGCATCATGAAGGCGGTCGGCGGCAGCGCCGGCCAGGTCTCGCGCATGTACTTCACGATGGTGACCGTGTACGGCGCGCTGGCAGTGCTCGTCGGCATCCCCGCCGGCGGGTGGGC
This sequence is a window from Actinomycetota bacterium. Protein-coding genes within it:
- a CDS encoding DUF2779 domain-containing protein codes for the protein MTEQTAQRRVRLSKSKYQTGLQCPLRLWFSVHERELADPLSYSSKRRFERGSEIGVLAQGLWPDGVTIEATHLQPLDALEQTREALAAGAPALFEAAFEHEDVFVRVDALERLADGRWRMVEVKSSTKMKDEHVTDIAVQKWVLEGAGLEIASAELMHLDNTYVWDGTRDADGRPVYDLARLFAAEDATALAEAYQPQVAETAAALLAMLHGAERPEAAIGSRCTTPYDCDFRGTCHSCLPEQYPVTLLPFVTGDQLDALIAAGVLDIRDIPDTFRLQARQVERIRPMLTGEPEVLRDPRSEFARWRFPLLFLDFEDFQPALPLYPGTRPYQYAIPFQYSLHVLHADGRLEQRGYLHTGSDDPRPEWIAHLLADLGDTGTIVHYSHHESTVIGKVADACPEHAEALLALRPRMADLEKVVAACIGHPGFIGRTSMKQVLPALAGEDGPTYHGKRIANGEDATTYYHDAVTGFLSPEDAAAVFADLEAYCAVDTLGMVEVYRALAGVREAGGRLVLA
- a CDS encoding flavodoxin family protein encodes the protein MRRRSSRTSRRTVPWTRSAWSRSTGRSRVCARQAGGSSWRRHHALAAFANGRPMRPARGNDLSGGTHRVRTTGGGGLKMKTLIVYDSKYGNTQSLAEAMADELGEAASVCDCEHFELRMLEGVDLLIIGCPTQKWTATPLARDAAVVVGESVSAAALKVAAFDTGLSGPFAGSGAAKIAHLMTEAGFEMLGKPGHFLVEHLHGPLVAGEADRAREWVRGVAA
- a CDS encoding glycosyltransferase family 4 protein — encoded protein: MSGSATRFLFAQRRIRPRTLSLPVRAGRERSRCYTRTVARHGTRARRDAGPRERTPMRIGFFTDSFTPQINGVVRSILLFKEALEARGHELYVFAPDPEQDEDSEGVVRFRSLPYPRQPEMRMAAPISIEALRLLDKVDLDVVHSHDPFAIGLFGLQVARRHRVPYVNTYHTAYPEYVHYVWDTRLTKRFAEQVSRVFGEYCDSIVAPSTKIETYLREYGVTVPIEIIATGIDVAHWAHAEAEHVAALRRKLRLPAGERVILYMGRLGREKSVDTLIRAMWHSRRTDATLVIAGDGPWRGELETLAAELGVMRKVRFAGYLKGRDTVAAYQLADLFAFASTTETQGLVIGEAMAAGLPVVTGEDEAIEDFVDERSGIVVRHRPEDFARACDRILSDDALCARLSAGAVARAAEFSIDRQAAKLEAHYERAIEAYPKRRRLLRIPKSLLPGPLARIATALEDDRR
- a CDS encoding ABC transporter ATP-binding protein codes for the protein MAEPLIRLSEVVKTYDTGEVPFTALRGIDLEVYEGEFVGIIGKSGSGKTTLINMITGIDHPTAGEVHVGGTPVHSLDENGLAKWRGRTVGVVFQFFQLLPTLTIMENVILPMDFCAMYSPAERIERAMYLLEQVELADQAHKLPSALSGGQQQRAAIARALANDPPVLAADEPTGNLDSRTADAVFGLFEHMVDEGKTIVMVTHDDDLAERVRRALHVHDGEIVEDRLTSVARIADGPERE